From Streptomyces sp. NBC_01551:
CCAGGTCGTGGTGGAGCTTCGCGGCCTGGATCAGGGTCCAGATCTGGGCGCGGATGGCCGGCAGCTTCGCCGGGTCCATCGCCGAGATCTGCGCGTACTCGTCCAGGTGCTGCTCCAGGCGGGCGATGTCGCCGTACGACTCCGCGCGCGCCATCGGCGGCACCAGGTGGTCGACCAGGGTGGCGTGCACGCGGCGCTTGGCCTGCGTGCCCTCGCCCGGGTCGTTGACCAGGAACGGGTAGATGAGGGGCAGGTCGCCGAGCGCGGCGTCGGGCGCGCAGGCCGCCGACAGGCCGGCGTTCTTGCCCGGCAGCCACTCCAGGTTGCCGTGCTTGCCCAGGTGGATCATCGCGTCGGCGCCGAAGCCGCCGTCCTCGGCGCGCGCCTGGATCCAGCGGTACGCGGCCAGGTAGTGGTGCGAGGGCGGCAGGTCCGGGTCGTGGTAGATCGCGATCGGGTTCTCGCCGAAGCCGCGCGGCGGCTGGATCAGGATGAGCAGGTTCCCGCGGCGCAGGGCCGCGAGGACGATGTCGCCCTCGGGGTTCGCGGAGCGGTCCACGAACATGTTGCCCGGGGCCTCGCCCCAGTGCTGCTCCACGCTTTCGCGCAGCTCGGCGGGGAGCTCGGCGAACCACCGCTTGTAGTCGGCGGCCGGGATGCGGACCGGGTTGCGGGCCAGCTGCTCCTCGGTCAGCCAGTCCTGGTCGTGGCCGCCCGCCTCGATCAGGGCGCGGATCAGCTCGTCGCCGTCGCCCGAGACCAGACCGGGGATGTTCTCGACGGGGCCGAAGTCGTAGCCGCCCGCGATGAGGGTGCGCAGCAGTTCCACGGCGCTGGCCGGGGTGTCGAGACCGACCGCGTTGCCGATGCGGGAGTGCTTCGTCGGGTACGCGGACAGGACGAGCGCGACCTTCTTGTCCCGGCGCTCGATGTGCCGCAGCCGGGCGTGCCGGACGGCGATCCCCGCGACCCGGGCGGCCCGCTCGGGGTCGGCCACGTAGGCGGGCAGGCCGTCCTCGTCGAGCTCCTTGAAGGAGAACGGGACGGTGATCAGGCGGCCGTCGAACTCGGGCACGGCGACCTGCGTCGCGGCGTCGAGCGGGGACAGGCCCTCGTCGTTCTCCTCCCAGGCGCTGCGCGAGCCGGTCAGGCACAGGGCCTGCAGGATCGGCACGCCGAGACCCGCGAGCGCGCCCGCGTCCCAGGACTCGTCGTCGCCGCCCGCCGAGGCGGTGGCGGGCTTGGTGCCGCCCGCCGCGAGGACGGTGGTGACGACCGCGTCGGCCGACTCCAGAGCGGCGATCAGCTCCGGCTCGGGGGCGCGCAGGGAGGACACGTACAGGGGCAGCGCCCGCGCGTCCTTGGCCTCGATCGCGTCGCACAGGGCGTGCACGAAGGAGGTGTTGCCGCTCATCTGGTGGGCGCGGTAGTACAGCACGGCGATCCGGGGCCCCGTGGTGGTCCCGGGCGTGCGCTCCAGCGGGCCCCAGGTGGGGGCGGCGGCCGGCGGCTCGAAGCCGTGACCGGTGAGCAGGACGGTGTCCGAGAGGAACCGCGCCAGCTGGTCCAGGTTGGCGGGGCCGCCGTGCGCGAGGTAGCCGTGCGCCTCGGCGGCGATGCCGATCGGGACGGTGGAGGCCTCCATCAGCTGGGCGTCCGGGGCCTGTTCGCCGGTCAGCACGACCACCGGGCGGGTCTGGTCGGGGGCCAGCAGCAGGTCGAGGCCCTCCTGCCAGGCGCGGAGGCCGCCGAGGAGGCGTACGACGACCAGGTCGACGCCGTCGAGGAGGCCGGGCAGGTCGTCGAGGGGAAGGCGGGAGGGGTTCGCGAACCGGTACGGGACGGGGCCGTCCGCGGCGGCGCGGGCGCTGAGCAGATCGGTGTCGGACGTCGACAGCAGCAGGATCATGCGGCGGCAGGCCTTCCTCGGGGTTTCCGCGCCCCGGGCAGTGAGGACAGCGGGAGTTCCTGACTCACCCGGCCGATTGGCTCCGCAGGGTTCACAGTGGCGGGACCGCGCCGGAATCGCACCGGGCTTCCTCCCATGTCGCCGTCCTCGGCGATGGCGGACCGAGCGGTCCGCCGCAGGTCATCTTAGGTGCCCTGATCGCCGGACGGGAGTGCGGGCCGCCCGCCGATCGGTGTGCGGTTGCCCGGGCCGGGCGGGAGCGGGCCGGGCGCGGCGGCCGGGGGCGGTGTGCCGCCGTGATCCGGGGGCCGGGTTGGCGGGGGCGGCGTGGTGCCGTTGTCGGCGGGCGGCCGGGCAGCCGGGCGGGGGTGGGTGCGGGTGTGGCCGGTTCGGGGTGGTGATCGACACAGGGGGCGGGCGGAGAATCCTGGGTATGCTCGCCGCCATGCCCCAGCCCCCCTCCGCCGCATCGCGGGACGAACCCGTCATACGGGACGGCGGCGACGCATGCCCGGGCGCGCTCCGGCTGCACGCGGCGGACGACGGGTTCCTCGCGCGGGTCCGGATCCCGGGCGGGCTCCTCGGCCCGGCCCAGGCCGCCGCACTCGCGGACGCCGCCGACCGGTACGGCGACGGGCACCTGGAACTCACCTCGCGCGGCAACGTCCAGCTCCGCGGCCTCGCCGACGGCTGCGGCGCCGGGCTCGCCGAACTCCTCGACGCCGCCGGACTGCTGCCCGCGCCCTCGCACGAGCGGGTCCGCAACATCGTCGCGAGCCCCCTCGGGGACCCGGCCCCGGTGCGCGCCCTGGACCGGCTGCTCTGCGCCGACCCGGAGGCCACCGCGCTCTCCGGGCGGTTCCTGTTCGCCGTCGACGACGGGCGCGGTGACGTGGCCGCCCTCGACCCCGACGTGACCCTGCTCGGGCAGCCGGGCGGGCGGGCGCTGGTCCGGCTCGGCGCGGCGGCCGACGCCGTCGAGGTGGCCGCCGCCGACGGCCCCGGGGCGGCCCTGGAGGCCGCGCGCCACTTTCTCGCCGCCGCGGCCGCCGCCGGCACCCGGGCCTGGCGGGTCGCCGAGCTGCCCGCCGAACACGCCCTGGACACCGGGGAGTTCATCGCGCGGCTGACCGGCCGTGGCATTGCCGCCCGGTACGTCCCGGACGCGCCGCGCCCGTACGCCGACCCGCCCGCGCCCGGGCCGCACGGCGACGCGCTGTGCGTGTTGATCCCGCTCGGGCGGCTCGCCACCGCGCAGTGGCGGGAGCTGCCGGGCGAGCTTCGGGTCACGCCGTGGCGCAGCGTGGTGGTCGCGGACCTCGGCGCCGCCGCCGGGCTGGGCCGCGCCGGGCTCGTCACCTCGCCCGGCAGCGCCTGGGAGGCCGTCACCGCCTGCACCGGGCGGCCCGGCTGCGCGAAGGCCCTCGCGGACGTACGCGCCGACGCGCGAGCCGTCGTGGAGCGGGCGCGCGGGCCGCTGCCGGTGCACTGGTCCGGCTGCGAGCGCCGGTGCGGGCATCCTCGCGGCACGGACTGGGTGGACGCCGTAGCCACCGCCACCGGATACCGACTCACCGCGCCCGGACGGCCCGTACCGCGGCACGTCAGCGCCCCCGACCTTGGCGCGGCCCTGCTGGACGCGCGCAACACCCCCCGAATTTCCGAAGACGCAGTGAAGAAATGAGCGAGTACACCGTGTTCGAGTACGAGAAGGACGGCGCCGCGATCTACCGCCAGTCCTTTGCCACGATCCGCGCCGAGGCGGACCTCTCCGGGCTGCCCGCCTCCGTCGCCCAGGTCGCGGTGCGCATGATTCACGCCTGCGGGATGACGGACCTGACGAAGGACCTCGGCTACACGCCGGACGTCGTGCTGCGGGCCCGCGCCGCCCTGACCGCCGGCGCGCCGATCCTGTGCGACGTCCAGATGGTCGCCAGCGGCGTCACCCGCAAGCGGCTGCCCGCCGACAACGAGGTGATCTGCACCCTCTCCGACCCGGCCGTGCCGGAACTCGCCGCGAAGATGGGGACGACGCGCAGCGCCGCCGCCCTCGAAGTGTGGCGCGACCGGGGCCTGCTGGAGGGCTCGGTGATCGCCGTCGGCAACGCGCCGACCGCGCTGTTCCGGCTGCTGGAGATGATCGAGGAGGGCGCCCCGCGCCCCGCCGCCGTCATCGGCGTCCCCGTCGGTTTCATCGGCGCCGCCGAGTCCAAGGACGCCCTCGCCGAACACGCGTCGGGCCTCGACCACTTGATCGTGCGCGGTCGGCGCGGCGGCAGCGCCATGGCCGCCGCCGCCGTCAACGCGATCGCGAGCGTGGCCGAATGAGCGCCGGACGCCTGTACGGGGTCGGGCTCGGCCCCGGCGACCCGTCCCTGATGACGCTGCGGGCCGTCGAGGTCATCGCCGAGGCGGATGTCGTCGCGTACCACAGCGCCCGCCACGGCCGCTCGATCGCCCGCTCCATCGCGGCGAAGCACCTGCGCGCCGACCACATCGAGGAACCGCTGGTCTACCCGGTCACCACCGAGACCACCGACCACCCCGGCGGCTACCAGGGGGCGATGGAGGAGTTCTACGAGGCCTGCGCCGCCCGTCTCGCCGCCCACCTGGACGCCGGCCGGACCGTCGCCGTCCTCGCGGAGGGCGACCCGCTCTTCTACGGCTCGTACATGCACATGCACAAGCGGCTCGCCGACCGGTACGAGGCCGAGGTCATCCCCGGCGTCACCTCGGTCAGCGCCGCCGCCGCCCGGCTCGGGACCCCGCTGGTGGAGGGCGAGGAGGTGCTGACCATCCTGCCCGGCACCCTGCCGGAGGCGGAGCTCACCGCCCGCCTCGCCGCCACCGACTCGGCCGTCGTGATGAAGCTCGGCCGCACCTTCCCCGCCGTGCGGCGGGCCATGGAGGACAGCGGCCGCCTCGCCGAGGCCCGCTACGTGGAGCGCGCGACGATGGAGGGCGAGCGGACCGGGATCCTCGCCGACACCGACGCCGAGTCCGTCCCGTACTTCGCCGTCGCCGTGGTCCCCAGCCGGATCGGCAACCCGGGCAGCGTGCCGTCCGGGCCCGGCGAGGTCGTCGTCGTCGGCACCGGCCCGGCCGGGCCGCTGTGGCTGACCCCCGAGACCCGGCGGGCGCTGGCCGACGCCGAGGTGCTCGTCGGGTACACGACGTACCTGGACCGGGTGCCCGTGAAGCCGGGCCAGATCCGGCACGGCTCCGACAACAAGGTGGAGTCGGAACGCGCCGAGTTCGCCCTCGACCTCGCCCGGCGCGGCAAGCGCGTCGCCGTGGTCTCCGGCGGAGACCCCGGCGTCTTCGCCATGGCGACCGCGGTCCTGGAGGTCGCGGGGCAGCCGGAGTACAAGGACGTGCCGGTACGGGTCCTGCCGGGCGTCACCGCCGCCAACGCGGCCGCTGCCGCGGCCGGCGCGCCGCTCGGCCACGACTACGCCACCATCTCCCTGTCCGACCGGCTCAAGCCCTGGGAGGTCATCGCGGAGCGGCTGCGCGCGGCCGCCGCGGCCGACCTGGTCCTCGCCCTGTACAACCCGGGCTCCCGCAGCCGCACCTGGCAGGTCGCCCAGGCCAAGGAACTCCTGCTGGAGCTGCGCTCCCCGCAGACCCCGGTGGTCGTCGCCCGCGACGTGGGCGGCCCGCAGCAGTCGGTCCGCGTCCTCCCGCTCGGCGAACTGGAGCCGTCCGAGGTGGACATGCGCACCATCCTGCTGATCGGCTCCTCGCAGACCCAGGTCACCGAGCGCCCCGACGGCACCCGCCTGACCTGGACCCCGCGCCGTTACCCGTGACGGCGCCGGCAGTCTGAGACCCCGAGGGTCCGGGGCGGCCGAACACCGTCCCGGGCCTTCAGGCCGCACGGGGCAAGGCGCGGTTCAGCGGCACAGGGCCGTGTCCACGACCTTCTCGACCCGCCGCGTGGCGGCCAGGTCGGTCGGGACGGTGGTCACCGCGACACTGGCGGCGCGGCCGTCGTCGGTGACGCCGCCCCGGGTCTCGTACCCGGCGATGTCACCGCCGTGGCCCCAGTAGACCCCGCCGCACGACAGCGGCCTGCTCATGAGCCCCAGTCCGTAGCCGGCGCCGGTGTCCCCGACGGGGACGGTGGTGCGCATCTGCGCGAGCTGGGCCGGCGGGAGCAGGCGGCCGCCGAGGAGCGCGGCGAAGAACTGGTTGACGTCGGAATTGGTGGAGATCATCTGGCCCGCCGCCCAGCCCGCCGACGGGTCGATTTCCGTGAAGTCGCGCAGCGGCGCGTCCGCCGTGTCCCTCTGGTAGCCCCGGGGATGGGTTTCTCGGATGGTCCGGTCACCGGGGGCGGGGAAATAGGTGTGGCGCAGCCCGAGGCGTTTGACGATGCGCCGCTCCACTTCCTCGGCGAGGGGGC
This genomic window contains:
- the cobN gene encoding cobaltochelatase subunit CobN gives rise to the protein MILLLSTSDTDLLSARAAADGPVPYRFANPSRLPLDDLPGLLDGVDLVVVRLLGGLRAWQEGLDLLLAPDQTRPVVVLTGEQAPDAQLMEASTVPIGIAAEAHGYLAHGGPANLDQLARFLSDTVLLTGHGFEPPAAAPTWGPLERTPGTTTGPRIAVLYYRAHQMSGNTSFVHALCDAIEAKDARALPLYVSSLRAPEPELIAALESADAVVTTVLAAGGTKPATASAGGDDESWDAGALAGLGVPILQALCLTGSRSAWEENDEGLSPLDAATQVAVPEFDGRLITVPFSFKELDEDGLPAYVADPERAARVAGIAVRHARLRHIERRDKKVALVLSAYPTKHSRIGNAVGLDTPASAVELLRTLIAGGYDFGPVENIPGLVSGDGDELIRALIEAGGHDQDWLTEEQLARNPVRIPAADYKRWFAELPAELRESVEQHWGEAPGNMFVDRSANPEGDIVLAALRRGNLLILIQPPRGFGENPIAIYHDPDLPPSHHYLAAYRWIQARAEDGGFGADAMIHLGKHGNLEWLPGKNAGLSAACAPDAALGDLPLIYPFLVNDPGEGTQAKRRVHATLVDHLVPPMARAESYGDIARLEQHLDEYAQISAMDPAKLPAIRAQIWTLIQAAKLHHDLGLEERPDDEGFDDFLLHVDGWLCEVKDAQIRDGLHVLGGAPTGEARVNLVLAILRARQIWGGTTALPGLREALGLDESAATRTTADAAEETARALVQAMEDANWAPEAVASVAAGHSADVAAVLDFAAREVVPRLAGTTDEITHVVSALDGRFVPAGPSGSPLRGLVNVLPTGRNFYSVDPKAVPSRLAWETGQALADSLLNRYRTDNGEWPPSVGLSLWGTSAMRTAGDDVAEALALLGIRPVWDEASRRVTGLEPIPLDELGRPRIDVTLRISGFFRDAFPHVIGLLDDAVRLAASLEEPAGQNFVRAHAQADLAEHGDERRATTRIFGSRPGTYGAGILQLIDSRDWRTDADLAEVYTVWGGYAYGRGLDGRAAREEMETAYKRITVAAKNTDTREHDIADSDDYFQYHGGMVATVRALRGTAPEAYIGDSTRPETVKTRTLVEETSRVFRARVVNPKWIEAMRRHGYKGAFELAATVDYLFGYDATTGVVADWMYDKLTETYVLDPENRAFLEAANPWALHGIAERLLEAESRGMWEKPDPQILESLRQVYLDTEGNLEGEAE
- a CDS encoding cobalamin biosynthesis protein CobG, producing the protein MPQPPSAASRDEPVIRDGGDACPGALRLHAADDGFLARVRIPGGLLGPAQAAALADAADRYGDGHLELTSRGNVQLRGLADGCGAGLAELLDAAGLLPAPSHERVRNIVASPLGDPAPVRALDRLLCADPEATALSGRFLFAVDDGRGDVAALDPDVTLLGQPGGRALVRLGAAADAVEVAAADGPGAALEAARHFLAAAAAAGTRAWRVAELPAEHALDTGEFIARLTGRGIAARYVPDAPRPYADPPAPGPHGDALCVLIPLGRLATAQWRELPGELRVTPWRSVVVADLGAAAGLGRAGLVTSPGSAWEAVTACTGRPGCAKALADVRADARAVVERARGPLPVHWSGCERRCGHPRGTDWVDAVATATGYRLTAPGRPVPRHVSAPDLGAALLDARNTPRISEDAVKK
- a CDS encoding precorrin-8X methylmutase; this encodes MSEYTVFEYEKDGAAIYRQSFATIRAEADLSGLPASVAQVAVRMIHACGMTDLTKDLGYTPDVVLRARAALTAGAPILCDVQMVASGVTRKRLPADNEVICTLSDPAVPELAAKMGTTRSAAALEVWRDRGLLEGSVIAVGNAPTALFRLLEMIEEGAPRPAAVIGVPVGFIGAAESKDALAEHASGLDHLIVRGRRGGSAMAAAAVNAIASVAE
- a CDS encoding precorrin-2 C(20)-methyltransferase is translated as MSAGRLYGVGLGPGDPSLMTLRAVEVIAEADVVAYHSARHGRSIARSIAAKHLRADHIEEPLVYPVTTETTDHPGGYQGAMEEFYEACAARLAAHLDAGRTVAVLAEGDPLFYGSYMHMHKRLADRYEAEVIPGVTSVSAAAARLGTPLVEGEEVLTILPGTLPEAELTARLAATDSAVVMKLGRTFPAVRRAMEDSGRLAEARYVERATMEGERTGILADTDAESVPYFAVAVVPSRIGNPGSVPSGPGEVVVVGTGPAGPLWLTPETRRALADAEVLVGYTTYLDRVPVKPGQIRHGSDNKVESERAEFALDLARRGKRVAVVSGGDPGVFAMATAVLEVAGQPEYKDVPVRVLPGVTAANAAAAAAGAPLGHDYATISLSDRLKPWEVIAERLRAAAAADLVLALYNPGSRSRTWQVAQAKELLLELRSPQTPVVVARDVGGPQQSVRVLPLGELEPSEVDMRTILLIGSSQTQVTERPDGTRLTWTPRRYP